A region of Malaciobacter marinus DNA encodes the following proteins:
- a CDS encoding FmdE family protein: MNYPNFFDEIESITLEDKLSNFLGAFEDGVIEFNYLDVVKIAGHSCPTVLGAYLMCSEGLKALYKLTLPKRGEIKVEFKNASTEGTTGVVANVISAITAATTNTGFKGISGNFDRRNLLFFEQDISSSVKFTRLDTNESVDVYYDCNSITFEPMVSELMKKIVQKKASDEEKKLFSKLWQDRVEKISKNIKEVIKII, from the coding sequence ATGAACTACCCAAACTTTTTTGATGAAATAGAATCAATTACTTTAGAAGATAAACTCTCAAACTTTTTAGGTGCATTTGAAGATGGAGTTATTGAATTTAATTATTTAGATGTAGTAAAAATAGCAGGTCATTCATGTCCTACTGTTTTAGGAGCATATTTGATGTGCAGTGAAGGATTAAAGGCTTTATATAAGTTGACCTTACCTAAAAGGGGAGAGATTAAAGTAGAGTTTAAAAATGCTTCAACTGAAGGAACAACAGGAGTTGTTGCAAATGTAATTAGTGCAATAACAGCAGCTACAACAAATACAGGATTTAAAGGAATTTCAGGAAACTTTGATAGAAGAAATCTACTTTTTTTTGAACAAGATATATCTTCAAGTGTAAAATTTACAAGATTAGATACAAATGAAAGTGTTGATGTTTATTATGATTGTAATAGTATAACTTTTGAACCTATGGTGTCAGAATTGATGAAAAAAATAGTTCAAAAAAAAGCAAGTGATGAAGAGAAAAAACTCTTTAGTAAGCTTTGGCAAGATAGAGTTGAAAAAATTTCTAAAAATATAAAAGAAGTGATAAAAATAATCTAA
- a CDS encoding class I SAM-dependent DNA methyltransferase produces MGLDLYSKVEQYLDFEDEVYLLHKEFMTFVMVNELDNIIDIGCGQGYFLENLKINGKKAFGIDLSSEQIKVCKQREVDAKCIALDKVKEKFDCATAIFDVVNYIPSNHLKQFFKDTYEVLNDGGYYMFDVNSLFGFNDVADGSLNINKENKFIAIDAVFDEDELNTNIILFEQKQNNLYEKQEDLITQYYHDIPSLKKLLKEVGFSVESISDFNLHGFDEADKHIFICKK; encoded by the coding sequence ATGGGATTAGATTTATACTCAAAAGTTGAACAATATTTAGATTTTGAAGATGAGGTTTATTTACTTCACAAAGAGTTTATGACTTTTGTGATGGTAAATGAACTTGACAATATAATTGATATTGGATGTGGACAAGGATATTTTCTTGAAAACTTAAAAATCAATGGAAAAAAAGCATTTGGTATTGATTTAAGTAGTGAGCAAATAAAAGTTTGTAAACAAAGAGAAGTTGATGCTAAGTGTATAGCACTTGATAAAGTAAAAGAAAAATTTGATTGTGCAACTGCAATTTTTGATGTAGTTAATTATATTCCTAGCAATCACTTAAAACAGTTCTTTAAAGATACATATGAAGTTTTAAATGATGGTGGATATTATATGTTTGATGTAAATTCACTATTTGGATTCAATGATGTTGCAGATGGAAGTTTGAATATAAATAAAGAGAATAAATTTATAGCAATTGATGCAGTTTTTGATGAAGATGAACTAAATACAAATATTATTCTTTTTGAACAAAAACAGAATAATTTATATGAAAAACAAGAAGATTTAATAACTCAATATTACCATGATATACCTAGTTTAAAAAAACTTTTAAAAGAAGTTGGCTTTAGTGTAGAATCAATTAGTGATTTTAATCTTCATGGTTTTGATGAAGCAGATAAACATATTTTTATTTGTAAAAAATAG